The nucleotide sequence TTGCTGGCAGCGAAAGCATTCAGTCAGGGAGTGGGGGGCTTTGTCAACATCGACCCCTCCAGATTGATTCAACCGCTGGATATTCTGGTTGTTCAGGCCAGTGTGAATGTGATTCTGGCCCAGTTTTTTGGCATCAGTGCCGCCCTGTGGTTACTCAACCGGGTTACCCGATGATTTTGTATAGCAGAAGAATTTTAGCTGGCGATGTTTACTGTACTGTGATAGAGAGCAACGGCCTCAATGAGTCCAGTTAATGTATTTGAGGTTCATGATTATAGTGCCAGGTTATTTCTAACCAGGTTGTTTCTGACTAACTATCCGAACCACTGGTTCGGATAGTTAGTTAGTGAACCACCAGAACGCCGGTACAGAAATCGAATTTCTTCTACTGGATACTCAGGTTTCATTGAATTTCTCACCAGAAATCCGATTTCCTGGAAAACTGAACCGATGCTCCAGTGGTTTGTCAACTTTGCAGTTGTGAGTCTGGGATCAGGAAGAGATTCTGATTTGTGGGTTGAAAACCCACAAAATCATTCTTCACAGACTACTAGGCGAGATCGAAACGATCAAGGTTCATCACCTTGTCCCATGCCGCCACAAAGTCATGCACAAACTTTGGCTGCGAGTCCTGACATCCGTAGACTTCGGCCAGGGCGCGGAGTTGAGAGTTTGAACCAAAGATGAGGTCAACACGGGTGCCGGTCCACTTAAGTTCGCCAGTTTTGCGATCGCGTCCCTCGAACACATCTTGCGCATCAGAGGTTGCTTTCCATGTCGTGCCAAAGTCAAGCAGGTTCACGAAGAAGTCATTGGTCAACGTCTCTGGGCGTTTGGTGAAGACACCGTGCTGGGTTCCACCAAAGTTGGTATTCAGAACCCGCATTCCACCGACCAGAACCGTCATTTCAGGCGCAGTCAGCGTCAGCAACTGGGCCCGGTCCACCAGCAACTCTTCCGCAGATAAAGTCAGTCCAGCTTTGAGATAGTTGCGGAATCCATCCGCCTTAGGCTCAAGGGGAGCAAAGGATTCCACATCCGTTTGCTCTTGTGATGCATCTGTCCGTCCTGGCTTGAAGGGAACCGTGACATTATACCCGGCATTTTTCGCCGCCTGCTCGACTCCGACACAGCCGCCCAGTACAATCAGATCAGCCAGGGAAACCCGCTTATTGCTCGGCTGCGACTTACTGAAGGCTTTCTGGATGCCCCCCAAAAGTCCACCCCCCTGACCGGACTGGGCGTTGTTGAACTCCTGTTGGATGCCTTCAAGCGTTTTCAGCACTGTGGCCAGTTGAGCAGGCTGGTTGACTTCCCAATCTTTCTGCGGTGCGAGCCGAATACGTGCCCCGTTTGCTCCACCGCGCATATCAGACCCGCGGAAGGTGGACGCTGAAGCCCAGGCTGTTGAAACCAGTTGGGAAACGGACAGGCCCGAAGCCAGGATCTTGTCCTTGAGGGCAGCGATATCCTGCTCATCAATCAATTCATGGGTGACGGGAGGGACAGGATCTTGCCACAGGAACTCTTCTGCCGGGACTTCTGGTCCGAGATAGCGGGAGCGGGGTCCCATGTCACGATGGGTGAGCTTGAACCAGGCCCGGGCGAACGCCACTTCAAGCTCCTCAGGATGTTCCAGGAAGCGCCGCGCGATCGGCTCGTAGATAGGATCCATTTTCATAGCCATGTCTGCCGTGGTCATGATGGGGGCATGGCGCTTGGATGGATCGTGGGCGTCCGGGACAGTACCCGCGCCAGCACCGTCTTTAGGTGTCCACTGATACGCACCGGCAGGACTTTTCACCAGTTCCCACTCATAGCCGAATAGATTTTCGAGGTAGTTGTTGTCCCACCTGATCGGGTTGGTGGTCCAGGCACCTTCGATGCCGCTGGTGATTGTATGAGGGCCTTTGCCGGTACCGAAGCTGTTTTTCCAGCCAAGGCCCTGTTCTTCGATGCTGGCGGCCTCAGGCTCCGGACCCACCAGTGCCGCATCCCCAGCACCGTGGCATTTACCGAAGGTATGGCCACCGACTGTGAGTGCCACAGTTTCCTCGTCATTCATGGCCATTCGCCCGAAGGTTTCACGAATATCCCGGCCCGCAGCGACCGGATCAGGATTGCCATTTGGTCCCTGCGGATTCACATAGATCAGTCCCATTTGCACGGCAGCCAGTGGATCTTCCAGTTCGCGATCGCCAGTGTAGCGCTTGTCGCCCAGCCATTCGGTTTCAGACCCCCAGTAAATATCTTCTTCAGGCTCCCAAATGTCTGGACGCCCGCCCGCGAAGCCTAACGTTTTAAATCCCATCGACTCCAGAGCGCAGTTGCCAGCGAGGATCATCAGGTCAGCCCAGGAGATCTTCTGGCCGTATTTCTGCTTGATTGGCCAGAGCAACATGCGGGCTTTGTCGAGGTTGGCGTTGTCGGGCCAACTGTTGATTGGCGCAAACCGCTGGTTACCAGTGCCGCCGCCGCCACGCCCGTCGCCAATGCGATAGGTGCCGGCACTGTGCCAGGCCATCCGGATGAAGAGTGGTCCATAGTGACCGTAGTCGGCTGGCCACCAGTCCTGGGAGGTGGTCATCAACTCGAAGATATCTGCCTTCAGGGCAGCATAGTCAAGGCTCTTGAACGCCTCAGCGTAGTTGAATGCCTCACCCATGGGATTGGACTTGGATGAGTGCTGATGAAGTATGTGCAGGTTCAACTGATTTGGCCACCAATCTCGGTTAGACGTGCCATGGCCAGACGTGACTTTTTGAATTCCACTCATGAATGGGCATTTGCTTTCGCCGCTCATAGTTATGTGTCTCCTATCAAGTGGTGTGGTGTTTTTTGATGTATTGCGGGTTGAATAGTTTGACTCCAAGCCAAACTCGTGGTTCACCAGAGGAACGTTGCCTGGTAATCACCCAGCTATCAAAGCCCAAACCCAGACTGAGGAAGTTTTCGGATAGGCTTTTAGCTTCACTATTCAAAACGCTCCCCAGGCCAAACTCATTATGATTTCGACTTAGTAGATCACTATAGTGGATAGGTTTTTTCAATCACCAATCCCTATACAAAACGTTAAAGTGGAACTGTGGTTCAGGATGTCCAGTTTTAGACTGCTTTAAGACAGGCGGCAATTTTCAGATGAGTATCAGATGAGTAAGCCACATTTTTAGGGCTTTGGGTACCGGGTATCGTGTATCGGGTGTGGCGCAATCAATTAACAACCGCTGTAAGTTGCGACATTTTCAATTTGCGCTTCAGGCGGCTTTGCTTTAAGAGGATGCTTGAAAAATCCTTCTGCAAGTCACAAATTGCTCGATCTCCCGAAATTCCCCTTAGAAAGGGAGCCTCCAGAAAAAGGAGCCTCCAGAACCCATTCCCACGCAGAGCATGGGAACGAGAACAGTCTCCAAAAACACCCTGTCGAACCTGAGCCATCGCTCAAAGCTTCTCCAGGTAAAGAATCTAAGCATTTTTCAAAAAAATCATGAATAATGCAGGCTAAAAAACTTGATTGTGCAGCAGGATGTCGTAGTCTTCACGTTTACGAATCAGCCGATGGCGATGGTTTTCGAGTAAGACTTCGGCAGGACGGGGACGGTGCAGGAAGTGGGAGGACATGGCGTAGCCATAGGCACCGACATCCAGAATAGCGAGGATATCCCCAATCTGGAGGGGGGGAAGCTGGCAGTTGCGTCCCAGATAATCACGGGAGTAGGTGGTATTGCCACAGATGTCGGTGGGAGAGGGGGGAGGAGCGAGGGGAAAGGGGGAAGGAGCAATCCATGCCACAATTTCCCGGTAGCCTCCATGTACGGAGGGCACGGATAGATTAGCTACTGTGGTATCAGTCCCAACGATTTGTTTATGATCCTGCCATTTGACGGAAACTACCTGAGTGAGGAGTGTGGCACAGCCCGCGATCGCCGCTCTCCCCGGTTCAATCACTAATTCAATCGGTCGATTCAGATGGTTGAGGTGATCTGTGAGTACTCTGCCAAATTCTGCCCAGTCGAATGCCGCTTTGTGGTGGTGGTAGGGATAACCGAACCCCCCGCCAAAATCCAGGTATTCCCAGTCGGGAAGGAATTGGCCGATTTCCAGCAGGGTATCGATGACCCGGGTAAAGGCACTGGTGGCGTTAGTTCCGGTACCCCGGTAGAAGTGCAGCCCAGTGATCTTTAACCCTGCCTGGCGGGCGATCGCCACAGCGTTTGAAAATTCTGCTGGACGTACCCCAATTCGACTGTCACCCGTCAGTTCGGGATGGTTGAGGCGCAGGCCCAGACGGGGAGAGGAGGGAGGGGAGAGGGGAGAGGA is from Leptothermofonsia sichuanensis E412 and encodes:
- a CDS encoding diaminopimelate decarboxylase family protein, with protein sequence MVKPPLEKPYNAARLPFSFDLAQELLATYGSPLYVYDGDRLRQTICHITRSIPYSQTQFRFASVTNGNLSLLQIFRETGWGLHANTPGDIYLGLHAGFHPRQIVYSGSNLNRAEMAQVLAWNIGTLNLDSLSQLQLFCEVYTESSRQPPVPQPSPFLSLLSPLSSPLTPFSSPLSPPSSPRLGLRLNHPELTGDSRIGVRPAEFSNAVAIARQAGLKITGLHFYRGTGTNATSAFTRVIDTLLEIGQFLPDWEYLDFGGGFGYPYHHHKAAFDWAEFGRVLTDHLNHLNRPIELVIEPGRAAIAGCATLLTQVVSVKWQDHKQIVGTDTTVANLSVPSVHGGYREIVAWIAPSPFPLAPPPSPTDICGNTTYSRDYLGRNCQLPPLQIGDILAILDVGAYGYAMSSHFLHRPRPAEVLLENHRHRLIRKREDYDILLHNQVF
- the katG gene encoding catalase/peroxidase HPI, translating into MSGESKCPFMSGIQKVTSGHGTSNRDWWPNQLNLHILHQHSSKSNPMGEAFNYAEAFKSLDYAALKADIFELMTTSQDWWPADYGHYGPLFIRMAWHSAGTYRIGDGRGGGGTGNQRFAPINSWPDNANLDKARMLLWPIKQKYGQKISWADLMILAGNCALESMGFKTLGFAGGRPDIWEPEEDIYWGSETEWLGDKRYTGDRELEDPLAAVQMGLIYVNPQGPNGNPDPVAAGRDIRETFGRMAMNDEETVALTVGGHTFGKCHGAGDAALVGPEPEAASIEEQGLGWKNSFGTGKGPHTITSGIEGAWTTNPIRWDNNYLENLFGYEWELVKSPAGAYQWTPKDGAGAGTVPDAHDPSKRHAPIMTTADMAMKMDPIYEPIARRFLEHPEELEVAFARAWFKLTHRDMGPRSRYLGPEVPAEEFLWQDPVPPVTHELIDEQDIAALKDKILASGLSVSQLVSTAWASASTFRGSDMRGGANGARIRLAPQKDWEVNQPAQLATVLKTLEGIQQEFNNAQSGQGGGLLGGIQKAFSKSQPSNKRVSLADLIVLGGCVGVEQAAKNAGYNVTVPFKPGRTDASQEQTDVESFAPLEPKADGFRNYLKAGLTLSAEELLVDRAQLLTLTAPEMTVLVGGMRVLNTNFGGTQHGVFTKRPETLTNDFFVNLLDFGTTWKATSDAQDVFEGRDRKTGELKWTGTRVDLIFGSNSQLRALAEVYGCQDSQPKFVHDFVAAWDKVMNLDRFDLA